Proteins from one Scylla paramamosain isolate STU-SP2022 chromosome 3, ASM3559412v1, whole genome shotgun sequence genomic window:
- the LOC135094622 gene encoding uncharacterized protein LOC135094622 isoform X4, whose amino-acid sequence MDDEKENETARPVVGFRPGKRRNSILKESPARSTYQERRSLGFKKRVSFSGTNTVKEYKAQHGGNTEWDSSYEMPVTHHDSSTSTLPTPTNNSKSVRYEANTNAGLAVVLSLHHTATQNDNGGIGGGDMDCDNSNFLKKFLSLTPAETGHLSSVTVNDSTTITTTSVHNRPPTKPHSQPPAKVPQPPPPSSPAEDSNEDDTNVQKSFLAEFLALTSSKTPSSPPSTEEDGDTADSQNFLSKFLALPSANIPASGASLASLDRNGPMQHKEVSQSKGRTCLGSKAIMPSYNMTRPLSQVIRTSQEVDHNMEMTCPVSQVMKTSQKVDHNMEMTCPVSQLIKTSQEVDHNMEMTQPVAQIVRPSQEVENNMEMTRPVGQVIRTSQEVENNMEMTRPVGQVIRTPQEVENNMEMTRPVGQVIRTSQEVNHNMEMTRPVLQVIRTSQEVEHNMEVTRPVGQVIKTSQEVDQNMEMTCPVSQVIKTSQEVNHNMEMTRPVGQVIRTSQEVDHNMEMTRPVSQVIKTSQEVDHNMEMTRPVGQVIRTSQEVDHNMEMTRPVSQVIRTSQEVDHNMEMTCPVSQVIRTSQEVDHNMEMTRPVSQVIRTSQEVNHNMEMTRPVGQVIRTSQEVNHNMEMTRPVGQVIRTSQEVDHNMEMTRPVGQVIRTSQEVDHNMKMTCPVDQVIRTSQEVNHNMEMTCPVGQVIRTSQEVDHNMEMTCPVGQVTKTSQVNHNMEVTRPVGQVAASTHRIEVVREVGMTPQETRPFSLVTRPSQEVEHNMEITCPVSQVTKTSQEVDYNMEMTCPVSQVTKTSQEVDYNMEMTKPVAQIVRPSQEVDQNMEMTRPVGQVIRASQEVDHNMEMTHPVGQVTRTSQEMDHNMEMTCPVGQVTKTSQEVDHNMEMTCPVGQVTKTSQEVDHNMEMTHPVGQVIRTSQEVNQNMEMTCPVGQVIRTSEEVDHNMEMTRPVGQVIRTSQLVDHNMEMTCPVGQVTKTPQEVDHNMEMTCPVGLVTKTPQEVDHNMEMTCPVDQVTKTSQEVDHNMEMTCPVSQVTGPNEVACPVSQATILSHDMEVTQPLAQVVKSSQQVNQSMDVTYPVCRSAYQPQPIILPQKDKDNVDVTCKITTPQNHLNMEMTCQVTTSTHPVGQITNLPQKQEQNMDETCNFTSSQKDQDMELSCQITRSAQDVEVTRTESQVIVSTQDMEVTCPMILVTRPSTEANHPVWENRQSQEVDHNLEMTHPVSQISRSSHEVCAGLASSTTKGQGQAVSILGKRTPSSECSDPPAPKLFASCTPQASPDHSISSHPHSTATPCSSPHPVPLTPSLSQQTLPTSLSQSPHCSSSLLLSSIHTTSTIPDACIPPLAATSEPSSTSFMALQTPATLPAPESPRHCPGWCSLRAGSLISHPNSERYKWHVQEVEGDKWCLNLLHSPLLLYLTLAHHQHHRIITAADTNLKSQNMSNPVGQLVLRVLGCRLDGALPGLVGVVVCEAGAALEKLLEAYFSAHDLMVELNLIKFFHCTKFTPNSAKVILSSYKNHLSLEVEVKLEPPSPQPDDPYTLHPSVTIKIGNGKLRKDAVEALMTDVVPGPQQILRLVTAVHQLVKNTF is encoded by the exons Atggatgatgaaaaagagaatga GACAGCAAGACCAGTTGTAGGATTCCGGCCTGGCAAGAGGAGGAATTCA ATCCTGAAGGAGTCACCAGCGAGGAGCACTTACCAGGAGAGGCGTTCATTGGGTTTCAAGAAGCGGGTTTCCTTCTCAGGAACAAACACAGTCAA GGAGTACAAGGCTCAGCATGGCGGCAACACTGAGTGGGACAGCTCTTATGAGATGCCAGTGACACACCATGACAGCTCAACCTCCACCCTGCCCACCCCAACCAACAATTCCAAGTCTGTCAG GTATGAAGCTAATACCAATGCTGGGCTAGCAGTTGTACTATCACTACACCACACTGCTACTCAG AACGACAATGGtgggattggtggtggtgatatggaTTGTGACAACTCAAACTTCCTCAAGAAATTTTTATCCCTCACACCTGCTGAGACAGGTCATCTGTCTTCAGTGACAGTGAAtgacagcaccaccatcaccaccacaagtgTGCATAACAGGCCGCCCACAAAACCCCATAGCCAGCCACCAGCCAAGGTcccacaacctccaccaccatcatctcctgCAGAAGACAGTAATGAAGATGACACAAATGTGCAGAAGAGTTTCCTTGCAGAGTTTCTGGCTCTCACATCCTCCAAGACTCCATCCTCACCACCATCCACTGAAGAGGATGGTGACACAGCAGACTCTCAGAACTTCCTTAGCAAGTTTTTAGCTCTGCCATCTGCCAACATCCCAGCCTCAGGTGcgtcccttgcctcccttgatAGAAATG GTCCCATGCAACACAAGGAGGTATCACAGAGCAAGGGTAGGACCTGTTTAGGGAGCAAGGCCATCATGCCATCCTACAACATGACCCGTCCTTTGAGTCAGGTTATCAGAACATCCCAGGAGGTGGACCACAACATGGAAATGACCTGTCCTGTGAGTCAGGTAATGAAAACATCCCAGAAGGTGGACCACAACATGGAGATGACATGTCCTGTGAGTCAGCTCATCAAAACATCCCAGGAGGTGGACCACAACATGGAGATGACCCAGCCTGTGGCTCAGATTGTCAGGCCATCCCAGGAGGTGGAAAACAACATGGAGATGACCCGTCCTGTGGGTCAGGTCATCAGAACATCCCAGGAGGTGGAAAACAACATGGAGATGACCCGTCCTGTGGGTCAGGTCATCAGAACACCCCAGGAGGTGGAAAACAACATGGAGATGACCCGTCCTGTGGGTCAGGTCATCAGAACATCCCAGGAGGTGAACCACAACATGGAGATGACCCGTCCTGTGCTTCAGGTCATCAGAACATCCCAGGAAGTTGAACACAACATGGAGGTGACCCGTCCTGTGGGTCAGGTCATCAAAACATCCCAGGAGGTGGACCAGAACATGGAGATGACCTGTCCTGTGAGTCAGGTCATCAAAACATCCCAGGAGGTGAACCACAACATGGAGATGACCCGTCCTGTGGGTCAGGTCATTAGAACATCCCAGGAGGTGGACCACAACATGGAGATGACCCGTCCTGTGAGTCAGGTCATCAAGACATCCCAGGAGGTGGACCACAACATGGAGATGACCCGTCCTGTGGGTCAGGTCATTAGAACATCCCAGGAGGTGGACCACAACATGGAGATGACCCGTCCTGTGAGTCAGGTCATCAGGACATCCCAGGAGGTGGACCACAACATGGAGATGACCTGTCCTGTGAGTCAGGTCATCAGGACATCCCAGGAGGTGGACCACAACATGGAGATGACCCGTCCTGTGAGTCAGGTCATCAGGACATCCCAGGAGGTGAACCACAACATGGAGATGACTCGTCCTGTGGGTCAGGTCATCAGGACATCCCAGGAGGTGAACCACAACATGGAGATGACCCGTCCTGTGGGTCAGGTCATCAGGACATCCCAGGAGGTGGACCACAACATGGAGATGACCCGTCCTGTGGGTCAGGTCATCAGGACATCCCAGGAGGTGGACCACAACATGAAGATGACCTGCCCTGTGGATCAGGTCATCAGGACATCCCAGGAGGTGAACCACAACATGGAGATGACCTGTCCTGTGGGTCAG GTCATCAGGACATCCCAGGAGGTGGACCACAACATGGAGATGACCTGTCCTGTGGGTCAGGTCACCAAAACATCCCAGGTGAACCACAACATGGAGGTGACCCGTCCTGTGGGTCAGGTCGCTGCATCAACACATAGGATTGAAGTAGTCCGTg AAGTTGGCATGACACCCCAGGAGACCCGTCCTTTCAGTCTGGTCACCAGGCCATCCCAGGAGGTGGAGCACAACATGGAAATTACCTGTCCTGTGAGTCAGGTCACCAAAACATCACAGGAGGTGGACTACAACATGGAGATGACCTGTCCTGTGAGTCAGGTCACCAAAACATCCCAGGAGGTGGACTACAACATGGAGATGACCAAACCTGTGGCTCAGATTGTTAGGCCATCCCAGGAGGTGGACCAGAACATGGAGATGACCCGTCCTGTGGGTCAGGTCATCAGAGCATCCCAGGAGGTGGACCACAACATGGAGATGACCCATCCTGTGGGTCAGGTCACCAGAACATCCCAGGAGATGGACCACAACATGGAGATGACCTGTCCTGTGGGTCAGGTCACCAAAACATCCCAGGAGGTGGACCACAACATGGAGATGACCTGTCCTGTGGGTCAGGTCACCAAAACATCCCAGGAGGTGGACCACAACATGGAGATGACCCATCCTGTGGGTCAGGTCATCAGAACATCCCAGGAGGTGAACCAGAACATGGAGATGACCTGTCCTGTGGGTCAGGTCATCAGAACATCCGAGGAAGTGGACCACAACATGGAGATGACCCGTCCTGTAGGTCAAGTCATCAGAACATCCCAGTTGGTGGACCACAACATGGAGATGACTTGTCCTGTTGGTCAGGTCACTAAAACACCCCAGGAGGTGGATCACAACATGGAGATGACCTGTCCTGTGGGTTTGgtcaccaaaacaccccagGAGGTGGACCACAACATGGAGATGACCTGTCCTGTGGATCAGGTCACTAAAACATCCCAGGAGGTGGACCACAACATGGAGATGACCTGTCCTGTGAGTCAGGTCACAGGACCTAATGAGGTGGCCTGTCCTGTTAGTCAGGCCACAATATTATCCCATGATATGGAAGTGACCCAACCTTTGGCTCAGGTTGTCAAGTCATCCCAGCAAGTGAACCAGAGTATGGATGTGACCTATCCAGTCTGTAGGTCAGCTTATCAGCCTCAGCCCATCATCTTGCctcaaaaagacaaagacaatgTGGATGTAACATGTAAGATCACCACACCTCAAAATCACCTAAACATGGAAATGACTTGTCAAGTCACCACATCAACTCATCCTGTTGGTCAGATCACCAACCTGCCTCAAAAACAGGAGCAGAATATGGATGAGACCTGTAACTTTACATCATCTCAAAAGGACCAGGATATGGAATTGTCTTGTCAGATCACCAGGTCAGCTCAAGATGTGGAGGTGACCCGTACTGAGAGTCAGGTCATTGTATCAACTCAAGATATGGAAGTGACTTGTCCAATGATTCTGGTCACCAGACCATCCACAGAGGCAAACCATCCTGTGTGGGAGAACAGACAATCCCAGGAGGTGGATCACAACTTGGAGATGACCCATCCTGTGAGTCAAATCAGCAGGTCAAGCCATGAGGTGTGTGCAGGCCTGGCCAGCAGTACCACCAAGGGGCAAGGTCAGGCAGTGTCCATTCTTGGCAAACGAACTCCATCCTCAGAGTGCTCAGACCCTCCTGCACCCAAACTGTTTGCATCATGTACACCCCAAGCCTCTCCAGATCATTCCATTTCCTCACACCCTCACTCCACTGCTACTCCTTGTTCATCCCCACATCCTGTGCCATTGACACCTTCCTTATCACAGCAAACCCTACCCACATCACTATCTCAAAGCCCACACTGTTCATCATCCTTGCTATTGTCATCCATACACACCACATCCACAATCCCAGATGCCTGCATTCCTCCCCTAGCTGCCACATCTGAGCCATCTTCTACTTCATTCATGGCTCTTCAGACTCCTGCTACCTTGCCAGCACCAGAAAGTCCACGTCACTGTCCTGGCTGGTGTTCCCTCCGTGCTGGTTCACTAATCTCTCACCCAAA CAGTGAAAGGTACAAGTGGCATGTACAAGAAGTGGAGGGAGACAAGTGGTGCCTGAATCTGCTCCACAGTCCCTTGCTTCTGTACCTCACACTggcccaccaccaacaccatcgtATCATTACTGCTGCTGACACCAACTTGAAAAGTCAGA ACATGAGCAATCCAGTGGGCCAGCTGGTGCTGAGAGTGCTGGGCTGCCGTCTTGATGGTGCCCTGCCAGGcctggtgggtgtggtggtgtgtgaggcgGGTGCTGCCCTGGAAAAGCTGCTGGAAGCGTACTTCTCTGCCCATGACCTTATGGTGGAACTCAACCTCATCAAGTTTTTCCACTGTACTAAATTTACCCCTAACAG TGCCAAGGTTATCTTGAGCAGCTACAAGAACCACTTGAGCCTGGAGGTTGAGGTGAAGTTGGAGCCACCCTCACCCCAGCCAGATGATCCCTACactctccatccttctgtcaCCATCAAGATTGGCAATGGCAAGCTGAG GAAGGATGCAGTGGAGGCACTGATGACAGATGTGGTGCCAGGACCACAACAGATTCTGAGGCTGGTGACTGCTGTGCATCAGCTGGTGAAGAACACCTTCTGA
- the LOC135094622 gene encoding uncharacterized protein LOC135094622 isoform X3 produces MDDEKENETARPVVGFRPGKRRNSILKESPARSTYQERRSLGFKKRVSFSGTNTVKEYKAQHGGNTEWDSSYEMPVTHHDSSTSTLPTPTNNSKSVRYEANTNAGLAVVLSLHHTATQNDNGGIGGGDMDCDNSNFLKKFLSLTPAETGHLSSVTVNDSTTITTTSVHNRPPTKPHSQPPAKVPQPPPPSSPAEDSNEDDTNVQKSFLAEFLALTSSKTPSSPPSTEEDGDTADSQNFLSKFLALPSANIPASGPMQHKEVSQSKGRTCLGSKAIMPSYNMTRPLSQVIRTSQEVDHNMEMTCPVSQVMKTSQKVDHNMEMTCPVSQLIKTSQEVDHNMEMTQPVAQIVRPSQEVENNMEMTRPVGQVIRTSQEVENNMEMTRPVGQVIRTPQEVENNMEMTRPVGQVIRTSQEVNHNMEMTRPVLQVIRTSQEVEHNMEVTRPVGQVIKTSQEVDQNMEMTCPVSQVIKTSQEVNHNMEMTRPVGQVIRTSQEVDHNMEMTRPVSQVIKTSQEVDHNMEMTRPVGQVIRTSQEVDHNMEMTRPVSQVIRTSQEVDHNMEMTCPVSQVIRTSQEVDHNMEMTRPVSQVIRTSQEVNHNMEMTRPVGQVIRTSQEVNHNMEMTRPVGQVIRTSQEVDHNMEMTRPVGQVIRTSQEVDHNMKMTCPVDQVIRTSQEVNHNMEMTCPVGQVIRTSQVNQNMEMIHPVGQVIRTSQEVDHNMEMTCPVGQVTKTSQVNHNMEVTRPVGQVAASTHRIEVVREVGMTPQETRPFSLVTRPSQEVEHNMEITCPVSQVTKTSQEVDYNMEMTCPVSQVTKTSQEVDYNMEMTKPVAQIVRPSQEVDQNMEMTRPVGQVIRASQEVDHNMEMTHPVGQVTRTSQEMDHNMEMTCPVGQVTKTSQEVDHNMEMTCPVGQVTKTSQEVDHNMEMTHPVGQVIRTSQEVNQNMEMTCPVGQVIRTSEEVDHNMEMTRPVGQVIRTSQLVDHNMEMTCPVGQVTKTPQEVDHNMEMTCPVGLVTKTPQEVDHNMEMTCPVDQVTKTSQEVDHNMEMTCPVSQVTGPNEVACPVSQATILSHDMEVTQPLAQVVKSSQQVNQSMDVTYPVCRSAYQPQPIILPQKDKDNVDVTCKITTPQNHLNMEMTCQVTTSTHPVGQITNLPQKQEQNMDETCNFTSSQKDQDMELSCQITRSAQDVEVTRTESQVIVSTQDMEVTCPMILVTRPSTEANHPVWENRQSQEVDHNLEMTHPVSQISRSSHEVCAGLASSTTKGQGQAVSILGKRTPSSECSDPPAPKLFASCTPQASPDHSISSHPHSTATPCSSPHPVPLTPSLSQQTLPTSLSQSPHCSSSLLLSSIHTTSTIPDACIPPLAATSEPSSTSFMALQTPATLPAPESPRHCPGWCSLRAGSLISHPNSERYKWHVQEVEGDKWCLNLLHSPLLLYLTLAHHQHHRIITAADTNLKSQNMSNPVGQLVLRVLGCRLDGALPGLVGVVVCEAGAALEKLLEAYFSAHDLMVELNLIKFFHCTKFTPNSAKVILSSYKNHLSLEVEVKLEPPSPQPDDPYTLHPSVTIKIGNGKLRKDAVEALMTDVVPGPQQILRLVTAVHQLVKNTF; encoded by the exons Atggatgatgaaaaagagaatga GACAGCAAGACCAGTTGTAGGATTCCGGCCTGGCAAGAGGAGGAATTCA ATCCTGAAGGAGTCACCAGCGAGGAGCACTTACCAGGAGAGGCGTTCATTGGGTTTCAAGAAGCGGGTTTCCTTCTCAGGAACAAACACAGTCAA GGAGTACAAGGCTCAGCATGGCGGCAACACTGAGTGGGACAGCTCTTATGAGATGCCAGTGACACACCATGACAGCTCAACCTCCACCCTGCCCACCCCAACCAACAATTCCAAGTCTGTCAG GTATGAAGCTAATACCAATGCTGGGCTAGCAGTTGTACTATCACTACACCACACTGCTACTCAG AACGACAATGGtgggattggtggtggtgatatggaTTGTGACAACTCAAACTTCCTCAAGAAATTTTTATCCCTCACACCTGCTGAGACAGGTCATCTGTCTTCAGTGACAGTGAAtgacagcaccaccatcaccaccacaagtgTGCATAACAGGCCGCCCACAAAACCCCATAGCCAGCCACCAGCCAAGGTcccacaacctccaccaccatcatctcctgCAGAAGACAGTAATGAAGATGACACAAATGTGCAGAAGAGTTTCCTTGCAGAGTTTCTGGCTCTCACATCCTCCAAGACTCCATCCTCACCACCATCCACTGAAGAGGATGGTGACACAGCAGACTCTCAGAACTTCCTTAGCAAGTTTTTAGCTCTGCCATCTGCCAACATCCCAGCCTCAG GTCCCATGCAACACAAGGAGGTATCACAGAGCAAGGGTAGGACCTGTTTAGGGAGCAAGGCCATCATGCCATCCTACAACATGACCCGTCCTTTGAGTCAGGTTATCAGAACATCCCAGGAGGTGGACCACAACATGGAAATGACCTGTCCTGTGAGTCAGGTAATGAAAACATCCCAGAAGGTGGACCACAACATGGAGATGACATGTCCTGTGAGTCAGCTCATCAAAACATCCCAGGAGGTGGACCACAACATGGAGATGACCCAGCCTGTGGCTCAGATTGTCAGGCCATCCCAGGAGGTGGAAAACAACATGGAGATGACCCGTCCTGTGGGTCAGGTCATCAGAACATCCCAGGAGGTGGAAAACAACATGGAGATGACCCGTCCTGTGGGTCAGGTCATCAGAACACCCCAGGAGGTGGAAAACAACATGGAGATGACCCGTCCTGTGGGTCAGGTCATCAGAACATCCCAGGAGGTGAACCACAACATGGAGATGACCCGTCCTGTGCTTCAGGTCATCAGAACATCCCAGGAAGTTGAACACAACATGGAGGTGACCCGTCCTGTGGGTCAGGTCATCAAAACATCCCAGGAGGTGGACCAGAACATGGAGATGACCTGTCCTGTGAGTCAGGTCATCAAAACATCCCAGGAGGTGAACCACAACATGGAGATGACCCGTCCTGTGGGTCAGGTCATTAGAACATCCCAGGAGGTGGACCACAACATGGAGATGACCCGTCCTGTGAGTCAGGTCATCAAGACATCCCAGGAGGTGGACCACAACATGGAGATGACCCGTCCTGTGGGTCAGGTCATTAGAACATCCCAGGAGGTGGACCACAACATGGAGATGACCCGTCCTGTGAGTCAGGTCATCAGGACATCCCAGGAGGTGGACCACAACATGGAGATGACCTGTCCTGTGAGTCAGGTCATCAGGACATCCCAGGAGGTGGACCACAACATGGAGATGACCCGTCCTGTGAGTCAGGTCATCAGGACATCCCAGGAGGTGAACCACAACATGGAGATGACTCGTCCTGTGGGTCAGGTCATCAGGACATCCCAGGAGGTGAACCACAACATGGAGATGACCCGTCCTGTGGGTCAGGTCATCAGGACATCCCAGGAGGTGGACCACAACATGGAGATGACCCGTCCTGTGGGTCAGGTCATCAGGACATCCCAGGAGGTGGACCACAACATGAAGATGACCTGCCCTGTGGATCAGGTCATCAGGACATCCCAGGAGGTGAACCACAACATGGAGATGACCTGTCCTGTGGGTCAGGTCATCAGGACATCCCAGGTGAACCAGAACATGGAGATGATCCATCCTGTGGGTCAGGTCATCAGGACATCCCAGGAGGTGGACCACAACATGGAGATGACCTGTCCTGTGGGTCAGGTCACCAAAACATCCCAGGTGAACCACAACATGGAGGTGACCCGTCCTGTGGGTCAGGTCGCTGCATCAACACATAGGATTGAAGTAGTCCGTg AAGTTGGCATGACACCCCAGGAGACCCGTCCTTTCAGTCTGGTCACCAGGCCATCCCAGGAGGTGGAGCACAACATGGAAATTACCTGTCCTGTGAGTCAGGTCACCAAAACATCACAGGAGGTGGACTACAACATGGAGATGACCTGTCCTGTGAGTCAGGTCACCAAAACATCCCAGGAGGTGGACTACAACATGGAGATGACCAAACCTGTGGCTCAGATTGTTAGGCCATCCCAGGAGGTGGACCAGAACATGGAGATGACCCGTCCTGTGGGTCAGGTCATCAGAGCATCCCAGGAGGTGGACCACAACATGGAGATGACCCATCCTGTGGGTCAGGTCACCAGAACATCCCAGGAGATGGACCACAACATGGAGATGACCTGTCCTGTGGGTCAGGTCACCAAAACATCCCAGGAGGTGGACCACAACATGGAGATGACCTGTCCTGTGGGTCAGGTCACCAAAACATCCCAGGAGGTGGACCACAACATGGAGATGACCCATCCTGTGGGTCAGGTCATCAGAACATCCCAGGAGGTGAACCAGAACATGGAGATGACCTGTCCTGTGGGTCAGGTCATCAGAACATCCGAGGAAGTGGACCACAACATGGAGATGACCCGTCCTGTAGGTCAAGTCATCAGAACATCCCAGTTGGTGGACCACAACATGGAGATGACTTGTCCTGTTGGTCAGGTCACTAAAACACCCCAGGAGGTGGATCACAACATGGAGATGACCTGTCCTGTGGGTTTGgtcaccaaaacaccccagGAGGTGGACCACAACATGGAGATGACCTGTCCTGTGGATCAGGTCACTAAAACATCCCAGGAGGTGGACCACAACATGGAGATGACCTGTCCTGTGAGTCAGGTCACAGGACCTAATGAGGTGGCCTGTCCTGTTAGTCAGGCCACAATATTATCCCATGATATGGAAGTGACCCAACCTTTGGCTCAGGTTGTCAAGTCATCCCAGCAAGTGAACCAGAGTATGGATGTGACCTATCCAGTCTGTAGGTCAGCTTATCAGCCTCAGCCCATCATCTTGCctcaaaaagacaaagacaatgTGGATGTAACATGTAAGATCACCACACCTCAAAATCACCTAAACATGGAAATGACTTGTCAAGTCACCACATCAACTCATCCTGTTGGTCAGATCACCAACCTGCCTCAAAAACAGGAGCAGAATATGGATGAGACCTGTAACTTTACATCATCTCAAAAGGACCAGGATATGGAATTGTCTTGTCAGATCACCAGGTCAGCTCAAGATGTGGAGGTGACCCGTACTGAGAGTCAGGTCATTGTATCAACTCAAGATATGGAAGTGACTTGTCCAATGATTCTGGTCACCAGACCATCCACAGAGGCAAACCATCCTGTGTGGGAGAACAGACAATCCCAGGAGGTGGATCACAACTTGGAGATGACCCATCCTGTGAGTCAAATCAGCAGGTCAAGCCATGAGGTGTGTGCAGGCCTGGCCAGCAGTACCACCAAGGGGCAAGGTCAGGCAGTGTCCATTCTTGGCAAACGAACTCCATCCTCAGAGTGCTCAGACCCTCCTGCACCCAAACTGTTTGCATCATGTACACCCCAAGCCTCTCCAGATCATTCCATTTCCTCACACCCTCACTCCACTGCTACTCCTTGTTCATCCCCACATCCTGTGCCATTGACACCTTCCTTATCACAGCAAACCCTACCCACATCACTATCTCAAAGCCCACACTGTTCATCATCCTTGCTATTGTCATCCATACACACCACATCCACAATCCCAGATGCCTGCATTCCTCCCCTAGCTGCCACATCTGAGCCATCTTCTACTTCATTCATGGCTCTTCAGACTCCTGCTACCTTGCCAGCACCAGAAAGTCCACGTCACTGTCCTGGCTGGTGTTCCCTCCGTGCTGGTTCACTAATCTCTCACCCAAA CAGTGAAAGGTACAAGTGGCATGTACAAGAAGTGGAGGGAGACAAGTGGTGCCTGAATCTGCTCCACAGTCCCTTGCTTCTGTACCTCACACTggcccaccaccaacaccatcgtATCATTACTGCTGCTGACACCAACTTGAAAAGTCAGA ACATGAGCAATCCAGTGGGCCAGCTGGTGCTGAGAGTGCTGGGCTGCCGTCTTGATGGTGCCCTGCCAGGcctggtgggtgtggtggtgtgtgaggcgGGTGCTGCCCTGGAAAAGCTGCTGGAAGCGTACTTCTCTGCCCATGACCTTATGGTGGAACTCAACCTCATCAAGTTTTTCCACTGTACTAAATTTACCCCTAACAG TGCCAAGGTTATCTTGAGCAGCTACAAGAACCACTTGAGCCTGGAGGTTGAGGTGAAGTTGGAGCCACCCTCACCCCAGCCAGATGATCCCTACactctccatccttctgtcaCCATCAAGATTGGCAATGGCAAGCTGAG GAAGGATGCAGTGGAGGCACTGATGACAGATGTGGTGCCAGGACCACAACAGATTCTGAGGCTGGTGACTGCTGTGCATCAGCTGGTGAAGAACACCTTCTGA